From Pseudomonas alcaligenes, a single genomic window includes:
- a CDS encoding DUF4381 domain-containing protein, whose translation MNPLDQLQPTIAPPPVSWWPLAPGWWALLVLVPLLLWGLWYLRRYLPLRQRELQPLEQPLDPLRLAALAELARLVRPYDGQHAGPWLQQLNALLKRLARAHYPQEHSHILSGRAWLAFLDSRCPAAGLTRWMILVEGTYRSHCSLDDKAINGLNQAVDTWIRKHV comes from the coding sequence ATGAACCCGCTCGATCAACTGCAACCGACCATCGCCCCGCCGCCCGTGTCCTGGTGGCCGCTGGCTCCCGGCTGGTGGGCGCTGCTGGTACTGGTGCCGCTGCTGCTCTGGGGCCTGTGGTACCTGCGCCGCTACCTGCCGCTGCGCCAGCGGGAACTGCAGCCGCTGGAGCAGCCGCTCGACCCGCTGCGCCTGGCCGCCCTGGCCGAACTGGCGCGCCTGGTGCGTCCCTACGACGGCCAGCATGCCGGCCCCTGGCTGCAGCAGCTCAATGCCCTACTCAAGCGCCTGGCCCGCGCCCACTACCCGCAGGAGCACAGCCACATCCTCAGCGGCCGCGCCTGGCTGGCCTTCCTCGACAGCCGCTGCCCGGCCGCCGGCCTGACCCGCTGGATGATCCTGGTGGAAGGCACCTACCGCAGCCACTGCAGCCTCGACGACAAAGCGATCAATGGCCTCAACCAGGCCGTCGACACCTGGATCCGCAAGCATGTTTGA
- a CDS encoding DUF58 domain-containing protein — MHAQPTQPGIRVSLAELIEMRHRVREVQLFSTPARRSPLIGLHHSKLRGRGVDFDQVRVYQPGDDVRTIDWRVTARTQEPHTKLFHEERERPIFIMVEQSRRLFFGSALQFKSVLAAQAASLFGWAALSHNDRIGGLVFGDNEHHEIKPRRSKQSLLQLLNRLGRANQALHSEAQSSRDGFGLALRRAREVLRPGSLVIIICDERALSDAAEQQLSLLARHTDLILLPLSDPLDHALPAAGLLRFLEHGAQLELDTHDADLRAAYHALGEQRRGRWQRLAQKLGVPLLALSTASDLVEQLRDHLSSQQRPGKRP, encoded by the coding sequence ATGCACGCCCAGCCCACGCAACCCGGGATTCGCGTCAGCCTCGCCGAGCTGATCGAGATGCGCCATCGCGTGCGCGAAGTGCAGCTGTTCTCCACCCCGGCACGGCGCAGCCCGCTGATCGGCCTGCACCACTCCAAGCTGCGCGGCCGTGGCGTCGACTTCGACCAGGTGCGCGTCTACCAGCCCGGCGACGACGTGCGCACCATCGACTGGCGCGTCACCGCGCGCACCCAGGAGCCGCACACCAAGCTGTTCCATGAGGAACGCGAGCGGCCGATCTTCATCATGGTCGAGCAGAGCCGACGGCTGTTCTTCGGCTCCGCCCTGCAGTTCAAGTCGGTGCTCGCCGCCCAGGCCGCCAGCCTGTTCGGCTGGGCCGCCCTGAGCCACAACGACCGCATCGGCGGCCTGGTGTTCGGCGACAACGAGCACCACGAGATCAAGCCTCGGCGCAGCAAGCAGAGCCTGCTGCAGCTGCTCAACCGCCTCGGCCGCGCCAACCAGGCCCTGCACAGCGAGGCCCAGAGCAGCCGCGACGGCTTCGGCCTGGCCCTGCGCCGCGCCCGCGAAGTGCTGCGCCCGGGCAGCCTGGTGATCATTATCTGCGACGAGCGCGCGCTGAGCGATGCCGCCGAGCAGCAGCTGAGCCTGCTGGCACGCCACACCGACCTTATCCTGCTGCCGCTGTCCGACCCGCTCGACCACGCCCTGCCGGCCGCCGGCCTGCTGCGTTTCCTCGAACACGGCGCGCAGCTGGAACTGGACACCCACGACGCCGACCTACGTGCCGCCTACCACGCCCTCGGCGAACAGCGCCGCGGCCGCTGGCAGCGCCTGGCGCAGAAGCTCGGCGTACCGCTGCTGGCGCTGTCCACCGCCAGCGACCTGGTCGAGCAGCTGCGCGACCACCTCAGCAGCCAGCAGCGCCCGGGGAAGCGCCCATGA